A window of Sphingobacterium sp. lm-10 contains these coding sequences:
- the rplJ gene encoding 50S ribosomal protein L10, translating to MRKEEKQEIVQALAEQIKSYGNFYIADTADLPVEKVSKIRRKCFESGIEVQVVKNTLIKKALIEAGVDSEEIFGVLKGASTMMFSETGNGPAKLIKQLRKEGDKPLLKAAYIQETAFIGDSQLDALVNLKSKDELIADVIALLQSPAKNVISALQSGGNTVSGLLKALEERG from the coding sequence ATGAGAAAAGAAGAAAAACAAGAAATTGTTCAAGCTTTGGCAGAGCAGATTAAATCCTACGGCAACTTTTACATTGCAGATACTGCTGATTTACCTGTGGAAAAAGTGAGCAAAATCCGTCGCAAATGTTTTGAAAGTGGCATCGAAGTTCAGGTAGTGAAAAACACCTTGATCAAGAAAGCCCTAATCGAAGCAGGTGTAGATTCGGAAGAGATATTTGGCGTATTGAAAGGCGCATCTACTATGATGTTCTCAGAGACTGGTAACGGTCCCGCTAAATTGATCAAACAATTGCGTAAAGAAGGTGACAAGCCCCTTTTAAAAGCGGCTTATATCCAGGAAACGGCTTTCATTGGTGATTCTCAGCTTGATGCTTTGGTCAACCTAAAATCGAAAGACGAATTGATCGCAGACGTTATTGCTCTACTTCAATCTCCAGCGAAAAATGTTATTTCTGCACTACAATCAGGCGGAAATACAGTTTCAGGATTGCTTAAAGCTTTAGAAGAAAGAGGCTAA
- the rplL gene encoding 50S ribosomal protein L7/L12, with amino-acid sequence MADLKQLAEQLVNLTVKEVKELADILKDEYGIEPAAAAVAVAAGPADGGAAAAEEKTSFDVILKEAGGSKLAVVKLVKDLAGLGLKEAKDLVDGAPKELKTGVSKDEAEALKKQLEEAGAVVEVK; translated from the coding sequence ATGGCAGATTTAAAACAACTTGCTGAGCAGTTAGTGAACTTAACAGTAAAAGAAGTTAAAGAACTAGCTGATATCTTAAAAGACGAGTACGGTATCGAACCAGCTGCTGCTGCAGTTGCTGTTGCTGCTGGCCCTGCTGATGGTGGTGCTGCTGCTGCTGAAGAGAAAACATCTTTTGATGTAATCTTGAAAGAAGCTGGTGGTTCTAAATTAGCGGTAGTTAAATTGGTAAAAGATTTAGCTGGTCTAGGTTTGAAAGAGGCAAAAGACTTAGTTGATGGAGCACCTAAAGAATTGAAAACTGGTGTTTCTAAAGACGAAGCTGAAGCTTTGAAAAAACAACTAGAAGAAGCTGGAGCTGTAGTTGAGGTTAAGTAA
- the rplA gene encoding 50S ribosomal protein L1: protein MARLTKNQKAALSKIEAGKAYSLKEAAALVKEITTTKFDASVDIDVRLGVDPRKANQMVRGIATLPHGTGKTVRVLVLCTPDKEEEAKAAGADYVGLDDYISKIEGGWTDVDIIITMPSVMAKVGKLGRILGPRNLMPNPKTGTVTTDVGKAVTDVKGGKIDFKVDKTGIIHTSVGKVSFEADKIYDNALEVLQTLSRLKPSAAKGTYFKSIHISSTMSPGIHIETKSVAGI, encoded by the coding sequence GTGGCTAGATTAACAAAAAATCAAAAAGCGGCACTATCCAAAATTGAAGCTGGTAAAGCGTACTCTTTAAAAGAAGCTGCGGCTTTGGTAAAAGAGATTACAACGACTAAGTTTGATGCTTCTGTGGATATCGACGTTCGTTTGGGCGTAGATCCTCGTAAAGCGAATCAAATGGTTCGTGGTATTGCAACATTACCTCACGGAACCGGTAAAACTGTTCGCGTTTTAGTATTGTGTACTCCTGATAAGGAAGAAGAAGCTAAAGCAGCAGGTGCTGACTACGTAGGTCTTGACGATTATATCAGCAAGATCGAAGGTGGTTGGACTGACGTTGATATCATTATTACTATGCCTAGTGTGATGGCGAAAGTAGGTAAATTGGGTCGTATTTTAGGTCCAAGAAACTTGATGCCAAATCCTAAAACAGGTACTGTTACTACAGACGTAGGTAAAGCAGTAACTGATGTTAAAGGCGGTAAAATAGATTTCAAAGTCGACAAAACCGGTATCATCCACACTTCAGTTGGAAAAGTGTCATTCGAAGCAGACAAGATTTATGATAACGCGTTAGAAGTGTTGCAAACACTCTCACGCCTTAAACCATCTGCAGCGAAAGGTACATACTTCAAGAGTATTCACATTTCATCGACTATGAGTCCTGGTATTCATATCGAGACTAAATCAGTAGCGGGTATTTAA